In Gadus macrocephalus chromosome 11, ASM3116895v1, a single genomic region encodes these proteins:
- the LOC132467431 gene encoding matrilin-2-like isoform X2, protein MSSQVLGVLCLLCCCEAALLDRRLPRAILAGAQNLTSATNNSAETPCRGVPLDFAFVIDSSRSIRPRDYEKVKAFILDLLQFLEVGPDATRVALLQYGSVVQSEFPLNAHASRAEVERAVRAMQHLASGTMTGLALQYTMDTVFTEEQGARPAGLLIPRIAMVVTDGRPQDTVEAVAAEARRAGVQIFAIGVGRVDMKTLQAIGSQPHSEHVYLVANFSRIQTLNAVFQSKLCGGSDMCEMTDHQCQHICVSSPASYRCKCRLGYTLNTDGKTCIAAFCAVTDHGCAHICADLAARYECRCRPGFQLNTDLRTCSRTDYCDLGNHGCEQDCVSTPESYICRCKKGYILRLDGKTCSKVDHCGDGKHGCEHEAVNMEDSCVCKCRDGFRLRPNGKSCKRTDPCAAGPHACEQEHLSTGDSCVCRCRKGYVLRPDGKTCKKVDHCADGKHGCEQEAVNMENACVCKCRDGFTLAPDGKSCNKCGNAVMDLVFIIDGSKSLGPINFELVKGFVNAVLDSLDVSRNGTRVGLLQYSTKVRTEFTLGRYASAGDVKEAVSRVQYMGGGSMTGMALRHMFQTSFTAKEGARLGVRRATIVLTDGRSQDDVVEWANKAKNAGVTMYALGVGKAIEEELKQIASEPEATHVFYAENFDQMGEITNRLKSGICQDKPSYADPCQCDNVVMFQMQATEKMIMLTQDIEAMTLRLENLERQLRHK, encoded by the exons ATGAGCTCCCAGGTCCTGGGCGTGTTGTGTCTGCTGTGCTGCTGTGAAGCAGCTCTGCTGGACAGACGGCTCCCCAGAGCCATTTTAGCCGGTGCACAGAACCTGACCTCCGCTACTAACAACTCAGCAG AGACCCCCTGCAGGGGCGTCCCCCTGGACTTCGCCTTCGTCATCGACAGCTCCCGCAGCATCCGGCCCCGGGACTACGAGAAGGTCAAGGCCTTCATCCTGGACCTGCTGCAGTTCCTGGAGGTGGGGCCCGACGCCACACGCGTGGCCCTGCTGCAGTACGGCAGCGTGGTGCAGAGCGAGTTCCCCCTCAACGCCCACGCCTCCCGGGCCGAGGTGGAGCGGGCGGTGCGGGCCATGCAGCACCTGGCCTCGGGCACCATGACGGGACTGGCCCTGCAGTACACCATGGACACCGTGTTCACCGAGGAGCAGGGGGCGCGGCCCGCCGGCCTACTCATCCCCCGCATCGCCATGGTGGTGACCGACGGCCGGCCCCAGGACACCGTGGAGGCGGTGGCGGCCGAGGCCAGGCGGGCGGGCGTTCAGATCTTCGCCATCGGCGTGGGCCGCGTGGACATGAAGACGCTGCAGGCCATCGGGAGCCAGCCGCACTCTGAGCACGTGTACCTGGTGGCTAACTTTAGCCGGATACAGACCTTGAACGCCGTGTTCCAGTCCAAGCTGTGCGGAG GCTCAGACATGTGTGAGATGACGGATCACCAATGCCAGCACATCTGTGTGAGCTCCCCGGCCTCCTACAGATGCAAGTGCAGGTTGGGCTACACACTGAACACAGACGGAAAGACGTGCATAG CCGCGTTCTGTGCTGTGACCGACCACGGCTGTGCACATATCTGTGCTGATCTGGCGGCCAGATACGAATGCCGCTGTCGCCCGGGCTTCCAGCTCAACACAGACCTGAGGACATGCAGCC GAACAGACTATTGTGATCTGGGTAACCATGGATGTGAGCAGGACTGTGTCAGCACGCCAGAGTCCTACATCTGCCGGTGTAAGAAGGGTTACATTCTTAGACTGGACGGCAAGACCTGCAGCA AGGTGGACCACTGTGGTGATGGTAAACACGGCTGCGAACACGAGGCTGTCAACATGgaggactcctgtgtgtgtaaatgcagAGACGGATTCAGACTCAGACCGAACGGGAAGTCCTGTAAGA GGACAGATCCCTGCGCCGCTGGTCCACACGCCTGTGAGCAGGAGCACCTCAGCACAGGGGACTCCTGCGTGTGTCGATGTAGGAAAGGTTATGTTCTCCGACCAGATGGCAAGACGTGCAAGA AGGTGGACCACTGTGCTGATGGTAAACATGGCTGTGAACAGGAGGCTGTTAACATGGAGAACGCTTGCGTGTGTAAATGCAGAGATGGATTCACACTTGCACCGGATGGGAAGTCGTGTAACA agtgcgGGAACGCTGTCATGGACCTGGTCTTCATCATCGACGGCTCCAAGAGCCTGGGGCCCATCAACTTCGAGCTGGTCAAGGGCTTCGTCAACGCGGTGCTGGACTCCCTGGACGTGTCCAGGAACGGGACGCGCGTGGGCCTGCTGCAGTATTCCACCAAGGTGCGCACCGAGTTCACGCTGGGCCGGTACGCCAGCGCCGGGGACGTGAAGGAGGCGGTGTCCCGCGTGCAGTACATGGGCGGGGGCTCCATGACGGGCATGGCCCTGCGCCACATGTTCCAGACCAGCTTCACCGCCAAGGAGGGCGCTCGGCTGGGGGTCCGGCGCGCCACCATCGTCCTCACGGACGGACGGTCCCAGGACGACGTGGTGGAGTGGGCCAACAAGGCCAAGAACGCCG GAGTAACCATGTATGCTCTGGGTGTGGGCAAAGCCATTGAAGAGGAGCTCAAGCAGATTGCCTCTGAACCAGAGGCGACGCATGTTTTTTATGCTGAGAACTTTGATCAAATGGGAGAAATCACAAACCGCTTGAAGTCTGGGATATGTCAAG ACAAGCCATCGTATGCAGACCCGTGCCAGTGTGACAATGTGGTGATGTTCCAGATGCAGGCCACAGAGAAAATGATAATGCTGACACAGGACA TTGAAGCCATGACACTCAGGCTGGAGAATCTGGAGCGCCAACTTCGGCACAAGTGA
- the LOC132467431 gene encoding matrilin-2-like isoform X1 codes for MSSQVLGVLCLLCCCEAALLDRRLPRAILAGAQNLTSATNNSAETPCRGVPLDFAFVIDSSRSIRPRDYEKVKAFILDLLQFLEVGPDATRVALLQYGSVVQSEFPLNAHASRAEVERAVRAMQHLASGTMTGLALQYTMDTVFTEEQGARPAGLLIPRIAMVVTDGRPQDTVEAVAAEARRAGVQIFAIGVGRVDMKTLQAIGSQPHSEHVYLVANFSRIQTLNAVFQSKLCGGSDMCEMTDHQCQHICVSSPASYRCKCRLGYTLNTDGKTCIAAFCAVTDHGCAHICADLAARYECRCRPGFQLNTDLRTCSRTDYCDLGNHGCEQDCVSTPESYICRCKKGYILRLDGKTCSKVDHCGDGKHGCEHEAVNMEDSCVCKCRDGFRLRPNGKSCKRTDPCAAGPHACEQEHLSTGDSCVCRCRKGYVLRPDGKTCKKVDHCADGKHGCEQEAVNMENACVCKCRDGFTLAPDGKSCNKTECGNAVMDLVFIIDGSKSLGPINFELVKGFVNAVLDSLDVSRNGTRVGLLQYSTKVRTEFTLGRYASAGDVKEAVSRVQYMGGGSMTGMALRHMFQTSFTAKEGARLGVRRATIVLTDGRSQDDVVEWANKAKNAGVTMYALGVGKAIEEELKQIASEPEATHVFYAENFDQMGEITNRLKSGICQDKPSYADPCQCDNVVMFQMQATEKMIMLTQDIEAMTLRLENLERQLRHK; via the exons ATGAGCTCCCAGGTCCTGGGCGTGTTGTGTCTGCTGTGCTGCTGTGAAGCAGCTCTGCTGGACAGACGGCTCCCCAGAGCCATTTTAGCCGGTGCACAGAACCTGACCTCCGCTACTAACAACTCAGCAG AGACCCCCTGCAGGGGCGTCCCCCTGGACTTCGCCTTCGTCATCGACAGCTCCCGCAGCATCCGGCCCCGGGACTACGAGAAGGTCAAGGCCTTCATCCTGGACCTGCTGCAGTTCCTGGAGGTGGGGCCCGACGCCACACGCGTGGCCCTGCTGCAGTACGGCAGCGTGGTGCAGAGCGAGTTCCCCCTCAACGCCCACGCCTCCCGGGCCGAGGTGGAGCGGGCGGTGCGGGCCATGCAGCACCTGGCCTCGGGCACCATGACGGGACTGGCCCTGCAGTACACCATGGACACCGTGTTCACCGAGGAGCAGGGGGCGCGGCCCGCCGGCCTACTCATCCCCCGCATCGCCATGGTGGTGACCGACGGCCGGCCCCAGGACACCGTGGAGGCGGTGGCGGCCGAGGCCAGGCGGGCGGGCGTTCAGATCTTCGCCATCGGCGTGGGCCGCGTGGACATGAAGACGCTGCAGGCCATCGGGAGCCAGCCGCACTCTGAGCACGTGTACCTGGTGGCTAACTTTAGCCGGATACAGACCTTGAACGCCGTGTTCCAGTCCAAGCTGTGCGGAG GCTCAGACATGTGTGAGATGACGGATCACCAATGCCAGCACATCTGTGTGAGCTCCCCGGCCTCCTACAGATGCAAGTGCAGGTTGGGCTACACACTGAACACAGACGGAAAGACGTGCATAG CCGCGTTCTGTGCTGTGACCGACCACGGCTGTGCACATATCTGTGCTGATCTGGCGGCCAGATACGAATGCCGCTGTCGCCCGGGCTTCCAGCTCAACACAGACCTGAGGACATGCAGCC GAACAGACTATTGTGATCTGGGTAACCATGGATGTGAGCAGGACTGTGTCAGCACGCCAGAGTCCTACATCTGCCGGTGTAAGAAGGGTTACATTCTTAGACTGGACGGCAAGACCTGCAGCA AGGTGGACCACTGTGGTGATGGTAAACACGGCTGCGAACACGAGGCTGTCAACATGgaggactcctgtgtgtgtaaatgcagAGACGGATTCAGACTCAGACCGAACGGGAAGTCCTGTAAGA GGACAGATCCCTGCGCCGCTGGTCCACACGCCTGTGAGCAGGAGCACCTCAGCACAGGGGACTCCTGCGTGTGTCGATGTAGGAAAGGTTATGTTCTCCGACCAGATGGCAAGACGTGCAAGA AGGTGGACCACTGTGCTGATGGTAAACATGGCTGTGAACAGGAGGCTGTTAACATGGAGAACGCTTGCGTGTGTAAATGCAGAGATGGATTCACACTTGCACCGGATGGGAAGTCGTGTAACA agacagagtgcgGGAACGCTGTCATGGACCTGGTCTTCATCATCGACGGCTCCAAGAGCCTGGGGCCCATCAACTTCGAGCTGGTCAAGGGCTTCGTCAACGCGGTGCTGGACTCCCTGGACGTGTCCAGGAACGGGACGCGCGTGGGCCTGCTGCAGTATTCCACCAAGGTGCGCACCGAGTTCACGCTGGGCCGGTACGCCAGCGCCGGGGACGTGAAGGAGGCGGTGTCCCGCGTGCAGTACATGGGCGGGGGCTCCATGACGGGCATGGCCCTGCGCCACATGTTCCAGACCAGCTTCACCGCCAAGGAGGGCGCTCGGCTGGGGGTCCGGCGCGCCACCATCGTCCTCACGGACGGACGGTCCCAGGACGACGTGGTGGAGTGGGCCAACAAGGCCAAGAACGCCG GAGTAACCATGTATGCTCTGGGTGTGGGCAAAGCCATTGAAGAGGAGCTCAAGCAGATTGCCTCTGAACCAGAGGCGACGCATGTTTTTTATGCTGAGAACTTTGATCAAATGGGAGAAATCACAAACCGCTTGAAGTCTGGGATATGTCAAG ACAAGCCATCGTATGCAGACCCGTGCCAGTGTGACAATGTGGTGATGTTCCAGATGCAGGCCACAGAGAAAATGATAATGCTGACACAGGACA TTGAAGCCATGACACTCAGGCTGGAGAATCTGGAGCGCCAACTTCGGCACAAGTGA
- the LOC132467431 gene encoding matrilin-2-like isoform X3 codes for MSSQVLGVLCLLCCCEAALLDRRLPRAILAGAQNLTSATNNSAETPCRGVPLDFAFVIDSSRSIRPRDYEKVKAFILDLLQFLEVGPDATRVALLQYGSVVQSEFPLNAHASRAEVERAVRAMQHLASGTMTGLALQYTMDTVFTEEQGARPAGLLIPRIAMVVTDGRPQDTVEAVAAEARRAGVQIFAIGVGRVDMKTLQAIGSQPHSEHVYLVANFSRIQTLNAVFQSKLCGGSDMCEMTDHQCQHICVSSPASYRCKCRLGYTLNTDGKTCIAAFCAVTDHGCAHICADLAARYECRCRPGFQLNTDLRTCSQVDHCGDGKHGCEHEAVNMEDSCVCKCRDGFRLRPNGKSCKRTDPCAAGPHACEQEHLSTGDSCVCRCRKGYVLRPDGKTCKKVDHCADGKHGCEQEAVNMENACVCKCRDGFTLAPDGKSCNKTECGNAVMDLVFIIDGSKSLGPINFELVKGFVNAVLDSLDVSRNGTRVGLLQYSTKVRTEFTLGRYASAGDVKEAVSRVQYMGGGSMTGMALRHMFQTSFTAKEGARLGVRRATIVLTDGRSQDDVVEWANKAKNAGVTMYALGVGKAIEEELKQIASEPEATHVFYAENFDQMGEITNRLKSGICQDKPSYADPCQCDNVVMFQMQATEKMIMLTQDIEAMTLRLENLERQLRHK; via the exons ATGAGCTCCCAGGTCCTGGGCGTGTTGTGTCTGCTGTGCTGCTGTGAAGCAGCTCTGCTGGACAGACGGCTCCCCAGAGCCATTTTAGCCGGTGCACAGAACCTGACCTCCGCTACTAACAACTCAGCAG AGACCCCCTGCAGGGGCGTCCCCCTGGACTTCGCCTTCGTCATCGACAGCTCCCGCAGCATCCGGCCCCGGGACTACGAGAAGGTCAAGGCCTTCATCCTGGACCTGCTGCAGTTCCTGGAGGTGGGGCCCGACGCCACACGCGTGGCCCTGCTGCAGTACGGCAGCGTGGTGCAGAGCGAGTTCCCCCTCAACGCCCACGCCTCCCGGGCCGAGGTGGAGCGGGCGGTGCGGGCCATGCAGCACCTGGCCTCGGGCACCATGACGGGACTGGCCCTGCAGTACACCATGGACACCGTGTTCACCGAGGAGCAGGGGGCGCGGCCCGCCGGCCTACTCATCCCCCGCATCGCCATGGTGGTGACCGACGGCCGGCCCCAGGACACCGTGGAGGCGGTGGCGGCCGAGGCCAGGCGGGCGGGCGTTCAGATCTTCGCCATCGGCGTGGGCCGCGTGGACATGAAGACGCTGCAGGCCATCGGGAGCCAGCCGCACTCTGAGCACGTGTACCTGGTGGCTAACTTTAGCCGGATACAGACCTTGAACGCCGTGTTCCAGTCCAAGCTGTGCGGAG GCTCAGACATGTGTGAGATGACGGATCACCAATGCCAGCACATCTGTGTGAGCTCCCCGGCCTCCTACAGATGCAAGTGCAGGTTGGGCTACACACTGAACACAGACGGAAAGACGTGCATAG CCGCGTTCTGTGCTGTGACCGACCACGGCTGTGCACATATCTGTGCTGATCTGGCGGCCAGATACGAATGCCGCTGTCGCCCGGGCTTCCAGCTCAACACAGACCTGAGGACATGCAGCC AGGTGGACCACTGTGGTGATGGTAAACACGGCTGCGAACACGAGGCTGTCAACATGgaggactcctgtgtgtgtaaatgcagAGACGGATTCAGACTCAGACCGAACGGGAAGTCCTGTAAGA GGACAGATCCCTGCGCCGCTGGTCCACACGCCTGTGAGCAGGAGCACCTCAGCACAGGGGACTCCTGCGTGTGTCGATGTAGGAAAGGTTATGTTCTCCGACCAGATGGCAAGACGTGCAAGA AGGTGGACCACTGTGCTGATGGTAAACATGGCTGTGAACAGGAGGCTGTTAACATGGAGAACGCTTGCGTGTGTAAATGCAGAGATGGATTCACACTTGCACCGGATGGGAAGTCGTGTAACA agacagagtgcgGGAACGCTGTCATGGACCTGGTCTTCATCATCGACGGCTCCAAGAGCCTGGGGCCCATCAACTTCGAGCTGGTCAAGGGCTTCGTCAACGCGGTGCTGGACTCCCTGGACGTGTCCAGGAACGGGACGCGCGTGGGCCTGCTGCAGTATTCCACCAAGGTGCGCACCGAGTTCACGCTGGGCCGGTACGCCAGCGCCGGGGACGTGAAGGAGGCGGTGTCCCGCGTGCAGTACATGGGCGGGGGCTCCATGACGGGCATGGCCCTGCGCCACATGTTCCAGACCAGCTTCACCGCCAAGGAGGGCGCTCGGCTGGGGGTCCGGCGCGCCACCATCGTCCTCACGGACGGACGGTCCCAGGACGACGTGGTGGAGTGGGCCAACAAGGCCAAGAACGCCG GAGTAACCATGTATGCTCTGGGTGTGGGCAAAGCCATTGAAGAGGAGCTCAAGCAGATTGCCTCTGAACCAGAGGCGACGCATGTTTTTTATGCTGAGAACTTTGATCAAATGGGAGAAATCACAAACCGCTTGAAGTCTGGGATATGTCAAG ACAAGCCATCGTATGCAGACCCGTGCCAGTGTGACAATGTGGTGATGTTCCAGATGCAGGCCACAGAGAAAATGATAATGCTGACACAGGACA TTGAAGCCATGACACTCAGGCTGGAGAATCTGGAGCGCCAACTTCGGCACAAGTGA
- the LOC132467434 gene encoding lysosomal-associated transmembrane protein 4B-like — translation MMLSPWDRWYSSTCCLCCHVRTATIILGVWYMLINAVVLVILFTALSDPDQYHLTSAELANDLDVMDDANMCIASAISLLMILICGMATYGAYKLHAAWIIPFFCYQIFDFALNTLVAVSIVVYPNTIQDYLQQLPENFPYKEEVAALSSFCLVLIVLLFISCILAFKAYLIACVWNCYRYVCGRGSSEVLLYVTTNDTTVLLPPYDDSVRVPPKQRPLSYTTA, via the exons ATGATGCTCTCCCCTTGGGACCGATGGTATTCAAGCACCTGCTGCCTGTGCTGCCATGTCCGCACAGCCACCATCATCCTGGGGGTCTGGTATATG CTCATCAACGCCGTGGTGTTGGTCATCCTCTTTACGGCGCTCAGCGATCCCGACCAGTACCACCTGACCAGCGCTGAGCTGGCTAATGACCTGGATGTCATGGATGACGCCA ATATGTGCATTGCTTCAGCAATCTCCCTGCTGATGATATTAATCTGTGGGATGGCTACCTATGGTGCATATAAG TTGCATGCCGCCTGGATCATCCCCTTCTTCTGCTACCAAATATTTGACTTTGCACTCAACACCCTGGTGGCTGTGAGCATCGTGGTCTATCCAAACACGATCCAGGATTACCTCCAACAACTG CCGGAAAACTTCCCCTACAAAGAGGAGGTGGCTGCCCTGAGCAGTTTCTGCCTGGTCCTCATTGTCTTGCTCTTCATCAGCTGTATTCTAGCGTTCAAG GCCTACCTGATCGCATGCGTGTGGAATTGCTACAGGTATGTGTGCGGAAGAGGAAGTTCTGAAGTGCTGCTCTACGTGACCACTAATGACACCACG GTGCTGCTCCCCCCATACGACGACAGTGTCAGGGTACCCCCCAAACAGCGCCCCCTATCCTACACGACAGCCTGA
- the LOC132467433 gene encoding protein LYRIC-like translates to MENFQEATSRQVKLLTSRLKEALSSGLELLHSELGVDLGLKPELIPPWVILLAACIGLVLLVALWASACGFLFKRRPAAVDGGYGVKPDGIKPAVKTEDQKKKKKKTEKKAQEAQPNGRAVPEALEEATVSEEIVPHHQSPPPQGKTESATEVKKSKKKAKQVVKVSKTATADGKEPEEGTWETKVSNKEKREQRKKEKTPSDGSASPGGGNTSNGSPQELPKPAPVQVPAAQKKKKGEITKVKVEKVEAVATQVVRSSEPTSSSTKAAVNAPAHTAAQAPGHWAAKREPATLWGSEIDGSWTVIESGMKTSDQTQVSSFSGLGAAEPIPDQPWAGQPKVEDEWSGQNGGTVDASSDWNAPSEVWGNYEEPAPSPPAAQKVAPPEPAKVHLLMEAADDEDDDKADSSGKTKKRKKKKRKVAEEGGQGSQDSEEPEKEVVHEAPVKKPQQPAQEKAPAVQPAKTAAAATEARVERPVKETVSQKTPVTQVPQKPSESEPTAQQKKIEESQAPKPVKKKKARRET, encoded by the exons ATGGAGAATTTCCAAGAGGCGACCTCGAGGCAGGTCAAGCTCCTAACAAGCCGCTTGAAAGAGGCGTTGTCCAGCGGCCTAGAGCTTCTCCACTCGGAGCTCGGCGTGGATCTGGGTCTGAAGCCGGAGCTGATTCCGCCATGGGTGATCCTCTTAGCAGCGTGCATCGGTCTGGTGCTCCTGGTGGCTCTGTGGGCCTCGGCCTGCGGCTTTCTCTTCAAGAGACGACCAGCCGCCGTGGACGGTGGCTATGGAGTCAAACCCGACGGCATCAAGCCTGCCGTCAAAACCGAGgatcagaagaagaagaagaagaagactgaGAAG AAAGCCCAGGAGGCTCAGCCCAACGGGAGAGCGGTTCCTGAAGCCCTAGAGGAGGCCACAGTGTCAGAAGAGATTGTGCCACATCACCAGTCACCTCCACCGCAAGGCAAGACTGAAAGCGCCACAGAG GTAAAGAAGTCAAAGAAGAAGGCAAAACAGGTGGTCAAAGTGTCCAAGACGGCGACTGCTGACGGAAAAGAGCCAGAGGAAG GCACGTGGGAGACGAAGGTCAGCAACAAGGAGAAGCGTGAGCAGCGCAAGAAGGAAAAAACACCCAGCGACGGCTCCGCGAGTCCTGGAGGGGGCAACACCTCCAATGGTTCCCCTCAGGAGCTCCCCAAGCCCGCCCCAGTCCAGGTCCCCGCagcccagaagaagaagaagg GTGAAATCACCAAAGTTAAAGTAGAGAAAGTCGAGGCTGTTGCTACTCAAG TAGTGAGAAGCAGCGAGCcgacctccagctccaccaagGCGGCTGTCAATGCTCCAGCCCACACAGCTGCTCAGGCCCCTGGCCACTGGGCCGCCAAGCGAGAGCCTGCCACGCTCTGGGGATCGGAGATAGATG GATCATGGACTGTGATCGAAAGTGGTATGAAGACGTCGGACCAAACTCAAGTGTCTTCTTTCTCTGGGCTAGGCGCTGCCG AACCTATTCCTGACCAGCCCTGGGCCGGCCAGCCCAAGGTAGAAGACGAGTGGTCAGGCCAGA ACGGCGGCACAGTGGACGCCAGctcagactggaacgccccctcaGAGGTCTGGGGCAACTACGAAGAGCCGGCCCCTAGCCCCCCCGCAGCCCAGAAGGTGGCCCCACCTGAGCCCGCTAAGGTCCATCTTCTAATGGAGGCCGCT gatgatgaagacgatgacAAGGCCGACTCCAGCGGTAAAActaagaagaggaagaaaaagaagaggaagGTGGCAGAGGAAGGAGGCCAGGGTAGCCAG GACTCTGAGGAGCCAGAGAAGGAGGTGGTCCATGAGGCCCCAGTGAAGAAGCCGCAGCAGCCTGCCCAGGAGAAGGCTCCTGCTGTCCAGCCGGCGaagacagctgctgctgctactgag GCGAGAGTGGAGCGACCCGTGAAGGAGACCGTATCCCAGAAGACCCCTGTCACACAAGTGCCACAGAAGCCAAGCGAATCGGAGCCCACCGCTCAACAGA AAAAAATTGAGGAGAGCCAGGCTCCCAAGccggtgaagaagaagaaggcaaGGCGAGAGACATGA